The genomic window ACTAGTGGGTATGTTCTAGTTGGCACTGCAATTTCTAATGGGAAACTGCACTACAagaacctaaaattgaccaagcaAGTTGATAAGATTTTTAATAAATCTAGTGTCCTTTTTCTCAAAGACAAATAAGGGCCATCAGTTACATGTCATCTTCATTCTTACCATCTCTTACTGTAAGTCCACTATTTATTATTCGATATATTAATGCCCATATGGGATATGACCATTCAAAGTTACCAATACCAACCAAAGTTAGCACATACTCaagatttattaataataatagatttaataattttttactcAACATCTATCAATAATGATAGATTTAAAAAGATATATGCTTAGAATTTATTTCAAAAGGATATATCTATgagttatttaaaaatataaaaaataaaaaaaaatcagcagAAAAAGATGGAGATAATCACCAATAAAAGCACTTACTAATTGCTAGTTAAAAAGGAAAGCGAAGGGAAAAAggagaaaagagaaaagaaattacaAGAACAATGAGAGAGGGACATACATCTTTTAGAGACATATCCCTTATCAATTACTTGATTAAAGAAAAAGTCAATTTTCCTTATGGTTGCCATATCATGGACAAATCTGATAATATAAGGTGAAAATTATTTTGCAAAGATAAATCActagaattaaaattttattaattcaattaataatgGTATGATTGAAATTAGAATTTATACTCTtagttttataaataattttaatattattaaatcaaaatccataaataaattgtttaattcaacAAGTCATTCACTACAAAACGAATCAATTTTTGTTCGTTCAAAATCGAATAAATTAAtgccgaaaaaaaaaaaaaaactttgacatagaattaattaattaacaaatgCATCAAAACCAACCGATCAATTGTCTTTTAATGGTCAATAGGCAATAATAAGCTGCTTGGTGGTGTGCTCATTAATGTTATTAATTAGCCAGtgaatgaaaaataattaaaaagaagaaATCTACCAAATCCTGAAAAAAGAATGTAATTAAAGAAATAGCCACACAAACAAAACACGTTTCAATTACGACGGCCCCAAAAATATGTTATGTCACCGTTCACACAATGTTGAAATTTAAAGATAATTTTCATATAACAATATTATTATCCCTAGCCTATATTCAGGGGCGGACGCACGGCAATGGTTGGAGGCCTCtcccaattttttttaattgcatacattatcaattattttattttaattagaattaagagtttatatgtaaGGGACAATTGGGCCCCTCaatgttttttaaaaaaattaaacttaaaaattataatgttaataataaaagataataatagtaatgataataataattttatgaaattcaagtaaaaaaatattttaaaagtgaaaataataataataataattaaatattacacagttaatatatatatataaaataaaaaataatggaaaatgaaaaaaataaataaagtttcaagtttttttttatgtcttatttTGTATTTTTATGTCTTATTTTAGGTGCTAGATTGAGTGCAGATGGAATATATGCTACCTTGGGTGTGATatgtgccttttttttttttactttttctaattatttaaaattaataaaatatataatttataaaaaaaataaataaatactgattattatttaataaaaatttaatttataaatttttattaattatataatcttataattatttaaatgatttttctaacaaGTGCAACATTCTCAGTAACATTTATTAAATATGTTTATTTATTACTAAAATTATATcaataaataagaaattatattttttatatgctATTACActctttttatatattattatacatttctatataatattaatatttttctaatttaaaattgataataaatgaaCATATTGAAGAATgaatttatgtttattttatgtctTTAAGTGGATTTGTTGCAGTTTTTCCTTCTCACCAGCAAAGAGGTTCTCTAGTtatttgattttttgttttcatTTGGAAGACAAGCCTCTGTAATTGATATTGATAGAGGGAATCGGTGAGAGAGACAGGGAGATGGGGAGATGGTTGAAGATGATGAGGATAAAatagtaattaaatttttttttcttttaacttaTGTCGTGGCAGTGAGATAACTAGGAAATCGGTAATAATAAGTCAAAaggatattattattatataaaaataatattgagGTGGTTTTGCAAAACAAATTAAAGTTTAGGGTAATACTATTACAATATCGTTCAAAGATAACTGGTGAAAATTATCCTGAAATTTGACGGCAATGGGCTCAAGAAATCCCTCTGCTTTCATGTCTTTGCAATAGTCCTATGTTTTAGATTTGATGAAtattttttattcaaatattatttttttaatataataataaattctcataaataaagaaaattattatGTGTTAATGTTCTTTTACAATAATCTTCGGCATTATTGTGATATAgtcatttaattattaaattattatactaATAAAAAATTACATATATTTGCTTTTTAAAACTAAAAGGAATTAATAATATGACAAGTTGCTGgttgttacatttttttttttttatttcgaatggcagttGATCAAGTTATTATATAATTCCCATCAATTTCTTTGAATTCGGATACATTCATCACCATCTTATTCTTATGatagttttttatttaaataatataattatatataatcttTGGAGGAATAAGCAAGTCCTAAGTTGGACTATGACGAGATCATAAAAAACGATAGTAAACAAGCCACCTCATACATGTATAACATTTGTTTTGTATACATAAATGCATGCATCTCATCCTGtatcttttcaataattattttcaactggttcttaatttttcttcctttccttattttattattgataatGATAAAAAGCTACCAATATCATATTATCAGAGCTCTCAAACATTCAAAATAAAATCATTGCATATAATAATTGTATATCAAAATTTCATACTCATTCAACTCATTATAGACTGTGTGTGTGTCTATATGATAATTATAAGGTCTTTTAATAGGAAAAATATGGCATGAAAAGAACCATGTGGCCTTTGGTAGAGCAATGCCGCTGTGAGTCATTAATCGACTTTCTCTGTTCTTTCCTCCTTTTTCTTTATCGTTTAGCATACAAGCCTTAACTAGATCAAGAGGATGAGCAGAGCAGCCAGCAATAATGGAAGCAAATCTATTATACATATGAGATCTATTGACCACAAAACAGGCTTTAATTGTGGGTGTTTTGAGTAGTCTATTGACTTACGAATAGTTAACAATATATCTTTGCATTTCATTTTTGGTATAAAAATAGGTAATGTGAAATAAAAAAGTATAGCTAAATTTCTTATTAAGGATAGAAGCTTGAGAATTCTTGTACATGTGATACAATTATTGTACATGTGACATAGCCATGCGAATTTCATGTACTAAGGGGACAACTTCAATATATGAATGAACACTATCTGTATCTAACTTTGCAAGAATCTGGATTGCAAATGCCACAGAAGGGCCAACTTAAATCAATGAATAAATatgagtgtatatatatatatatatgcacactgTCTATCTAGCTTTTCAACAATCTAGATTTCGAATGCACAAtattgttttgttgctattcttgGGCATGAAAGAAACTAGATTCATTTTTCAGGAAATGTTGGAACCACTTGGCTGATCTTTTTGGTGTTCTCTGCATTGTTCTGCGGTCTACATGATACAACCCGAAACTTATTGTATAACCATATGTCCACTCAAAATTGTCTATCAGAGACCAATGGAAGTAGCCTCTCACATCTGCTCCATTCCTGTAATTTTTATTAGCCTTCGTAAGTCACCACTTCAACTAAAAACAGAACCCATGATTTTCAAGAACATTGATAGACAAGGAAATGTGAATTTACCTAATTGCCGAGACCAAAGAAGTGAGGTAGCCCTGCATGTACTCCAACCTgttcatgtcattaagcatatccTCAATGTTTTTGCTGCTAGGCTGTGCATATCCTGCAAGTAGTGCATATTTTTTTAAGTCCTGAGACTGAATTACTAATTCTCTGTTTGATAATTGCTAATTGTACACATAGTTAAGTTATCTgcagataattaaaaaaaatggtaTTGGGCTTTATTGACATATATACCGTTTTCTGTGATGTACATAGGTGTGTTGTTGTATCTatctttgaagtacatgatcgtcTTCTCCATGCTATCTGGAACAACATAGAAGGTAGGCATTGCTGTCTGTAtaagaaccaaaaaaaaaaaaaaaagcaatgttaaatatttttattatcatttgatttattatttatattatgagCTTTTACATATCTTACCGGCTCTCCTATAAGAACTCCGTCTTTCTCTCCAGTTCCATAAGTAAAGGTATCTTTAAGTAAATCATCATGATAATTGCATGGTGTCAACAAGCAATCTCTTGCATAGAGAGTGCTATAATGGTTGATTCCAATGAAATCTAATTTATTCGCCAGTTTCCTCTTGTCCTCCGCTGAAAATGTTGGTAGCCTTAGACCTACTATCTGTTGCATCTCTGGTGGATACTCTCCAAACATAATGGGATCCATAAACCTACACACACAACAAAAGAATTGCACACCTATTAATTCATCTAAGAGCTAGCAACAACTTTATAGTATAAAACTTTAATCGGAGTTAGTAATTACCATGCAGCAATGAAACCTAAAGCTCGTTGAGCTGCCACACGATCAGCGGGAATGTCTCTCAATGGCTCATACCAATAGATATGTAATACAATGCCAATTTTTCCTCCCTGTTTTTCCTATTTCAGGTAATAATTTTATTAAGTAAACATGGTAAGGGAAGGAATTGTCTTTTCAGTATTTGATGTGCTAATATATAAAATACCTGATACTTCTTACGGTAAATTTCAGTTGCTGTGGCATGCGCCAATATCATATTATGAGCAGCAATGTAGGGTTCTAACTCAGAGTTGCCAGCTTTGCATTTGCCAGCAGGGTAAGAGCATCGATTTGGTGGCCATATTCCACTGTAGTAGCCATATTGGGCCACCATGTTAGCTTCATTGAGTGTAATCCAATTTTTGACTCTGTCCCCAAAAGCCTCAAAGCAGATATCTGCGAAGTAGCCGAAATCATCCCTATAACAAAATTAAGATGGCAGAGTAGATTTTTATTAATCTTGCACGTATTATTAACAACGGTAGCaaatgctgaacatataattttCTATTACTAGAACCATCACGCACAttttttgtcaaattttcttttatttttattttaaaaaaaaaagtagcaAACAAGGAGAAACTTACTGTATTTGAGAACTTAACCAAGCACCATATCGATCTTCTAGTTCTTGAGGAACATCAAAATGATGCAAGGTAACCACCGGCTCTATTCCTATATAATTAAAGAGGTATaaataagaataataataataataataataatacaaaatTACTTAAACCTAGGTATTAAAGTAGCATAAAATAAGGCTGGCTATGTATTTACCTTTAAGCAAAAGAGCATCAATAAGCTTATTGTAAAATGTAAGTCCTTCAGAATTGATATCTCCAAATCTACCCTCTATtaagattaaaattaattaaaacatgaagaaataaaataaaaaactcatatttaatgtaaattttttacAGAACGTACTTGGAAGGATTCTGACCCATGAAATCGAGAATCTATATGAATTTACTCCAAGGGAACGCATCAACTCTATGTCATCCTGTTAAAATACAAGTATTATTTATAACATTTTCAATATTTATTCtaccaaaaaaaatattttcaatttttaaaagaaaaaaagaatcaccatatatttttttttcctcttgtTGAGACTTGTCTAattcaatataattatttttattactaatatcgtttttttaatataattaaattatgctTGACAAATAAGTTGAGCCTGAATTTTATATatccttataaattaaaaaaaaaaaaaaagaaacgatAACATTTCATTATtagattaataaataaataacttgaatttttaaattaaactaaatttaaattaaaacattaaaaatTCCTAACGGATTGAGTCTAAGTTAAACCAACCAGACCCGCCTTAAATTAATTAAACAGAATTAGAACTTAAAATTAGCAATACTATGCATTAATTTTCAGAATAAATGAATCAAGATGAAAATAAGTTTTTATTTAACgtaaaaaatatagataaaattcaGAATAAGAGACCCttatttttctataaaaaaaaatcccTTAATTTGGGTCAGTTgcatcttgtttttttttttttgaaactttCAGAATTCTAATTAATGGAAAACGTCTGCAAATATGATCAAATTAAGTCATAATTTTTGGCTCTTTTCGTCCTTGTTATTGATAGAAACATTcataaattaatagaaaaatatcaAATTTCAAGATTATTTAATTAAGTCAAGAGAATCATTGATTACCAAAAATAGATGATAGTGATCATCGGCTACATCCCCATTGCTTCCATCAGCAATTTTTCCTGTTACAGTcacatttttctttaattagttACGTTAACAAAAATTATTTATCAATTATATATTCTTTCAACTTCAACTCGTATTTGTTGAAAAGAAATAAAAGGATTGAAaagtttaattattcttgattagAATAATAAAGTTTATAAAAAAGAACCAAGTGTTACAGAATTACGTGAATTGCGTGACTCATTACCTTCCAAGCAATGagcatataaataaaaataatagaaaaaaaaaaaagaatacttGTACCAGATACGTGGGTAAATACATCCCAATTGCTGAGGCCTTTATTGCCTTCCAAGTATGCTCCTTCAATCTGCAGgaataaacatatatatatatatataaattaataattaatcttCAGGCCTTTAACGCAAACCAAACAGattttttaagcatatttctgtGAGAGAGTTTGGCTTGCGCTGGGTATAAATTTTCAGGCAAAAAAGATTTCTCACAAAATTATATAGACCAAAGCAAATGTTGCTTGCTAGTCTGTAATAGCATAAATTTGTTTAATACAGTGCATAAATATATAGAAGAGAAGGATGCATACAGCTACCTGATAAGAAGAGGTTGCAGTACCAAAGAGAAAAGAAGGAGGGAATTGGCTACGGTCCAAACATGAACACCTATCTATCATCAACGCTATTGATGATAGGAAGAGAACTAACACAAAACAGGCTTTCTTCATCCTTCACTACTAATGctattctctttttcttctgctGCTGCACAACTAATAACAGAGGTTAACTTCTTAATTGTATTGTGGTAATGCTAGGATATCGTCGTCCCTTTATATAGAAAACTCGTTggcattttttatatttttttaattactagTTGGATAGGCTGCCTGCCAATGCAATTTCCCATTTGTGGTCAAATATAATGATCAAACTTGACGGTCAATATCTTGCTAAGTCCAGCGGATTAGATTAATGAAAGGATTATGTATGTACAGTttatgttaattaattaattggtatATAATATATATGCAAGTTGCTGGCATACATGGCACccgttcaattttttttttttttttccttcttaacCCGACTCCTGGGCGAAATGGATATGTTCTAGTTGGCACTGCAATTTCTGACCGGAAACTGCACTGCAATaacctaataaaaaaaaagaacaaatgatacccatcagctgccATGTGTCATCTTCATCCAATAGTATGTAGTAatcgtaatttttttttttttttgttccgcAGATGTATGTGTCATCTGGATCATCTTAGGACTTACGTATATATCAGatctaattgatttattttatttaatttattgtatATTGATTCTAGATAATCCAATTTAAGACGTATAACTAAAACACTTATGAGGATGATCTTGTCGTTGCAAGAAAAATATATGAGAGTAACATCCTTGCAGCTGTCTGAGCGGCTAAGAACATTGTTTCCCTTAAATCTGCTGCTTCACCCAGCTAGAGTAGACGGACACATTTCAAATGTTTATGTACATCTACCAATTTTCCTAACAGCCAAGCATCCCCCAGTTTAAAAAGTGTAAATGGCAGGGGGTCTTAGTCTCTCCATCTACTTATTTTAATACCTCTCATTATGTAATCACCGGTTATTATTGGACCAATTATATctctattaaataaaataatatatttattttcatcattattagcataattacagcaattaatatgattataggagatttgtgtagtataattatagcaattagcatgattttaGGAGATTTGTATAacataattacaacaattattattcttgtctaaattagctcatattctcatgtataaatagatgtaatatcacTGTAAATCAGACACAGACAAATATACAattctttccttcattacttgtatgcTTTCTTCTAACATAGTATCAGAGccgtaaagcttttatttctagtttctgaggtctctcttctctctccacaacctgttctggttcattctttcattcctgttattataccattttttttttctcctcatcttgttatcaatggagaaatctgatatttcaaaacctattacaacagttctgactggttccaactataatctttgggttcaaggaatgaaaagttttttaataggtcgcaagctttggcgtattgttaccggTGATATCACTATGCCGACAAGAGAGAACaatgaaactgatgcaaaatttgctgactGTCTTGAgaattgggatagtaaaaatcatcagatcatcacctggtttcgcaatacctctgtctcgtccatccacatctaatttgctaattatgactctgcaaaagaaatctggAATTTTTTTGCGaatcgatatcagaccactggacttgcccactattatcagttgtggactactcttcataatctgaaacaagaagcaggtcaatctgtgaatgattttcttgcccaggtccaacccatttggaatcaaatatctcaggccaaaatcagtgaagatcatcttcatctcattcaagttctaatggctcttcgatcagaatatgaggccgttcgagcatccctgctacatcgaaatctactcccatcattggatactgctattcaagagattattttttaagagactcgtctcagtttggataaaactcaatttgaaactgctcttgcaactacttgatcctcacatcagaaatctaGCAATtaactctgtaagaattgtaatcaaattggtcatgcttttgcatattgtcctactatatAATGCAAATATTatcatggttacggtcatattcttgaacattgtcccacaggccctccaagaccaaaaggagggcattctaaattcaagaatgtctcaaagcctggatcttcatctgtcactgctgttgctgctactgagggttctactaccatcaccatgagtgatcttgaggcactattcaaacaggttatcttttctaattctcctgctgccatgtctgccactccgggtaattcttattggctttttgactctacatgttgtaatcatatgaccactaatcttaaattcttgtcttctgcaaaacctgtatcttccttaccaccaatccatactgcaaatggtactaaaatgaacatcacacatactggtcatgtgtctacctcaaatcttcatctccctgacacctattatatctctaatttggcactcaatcttatttctgttggtcagttgtgtgaaaaaggactaaatgttattttttctccccATGGTGTCCAGGTGCAGGATCCACAAATgggacagattcttggggagggtcgcagagtgggtcaattatttgagcttgcatctttacatcttccttagagatttgtgtctgcagctacaatccctaattcctccattcaccaatggcatcttcgtcttggtcatgcttttgccagtaaaatttaacctttaatttctcatGGATTATTaagatctactaagtttgagtcatttaattgtttaaattgtcaacTTGCAAAACAACCtacattatctttttctcataataatactacttcagacactccttttggtttaattcattctgacatgtggggtccttctcctatttcttcaataaatagtttttgttattttgtgatatttattgatgattattctcggtttacttggatatattttttgaaacatcgatctgagttatcacaaatttatatcacatttgcaaaaatgattaaaactcagttctcttgtgatattaaaattttccgaacagacaatgccatggaatatcaggattcttctttacttcagtttcttagtcaacaaggcaccgttgttcaacattcttatcctcacacctctcaacagaatgggcgagccgaacgcaagcatcaccatattcttgattctgtacgtactcttcttcCTTCTGCCTCATGTCCAAAAAAATTTTGTGGAGAAGTAgctcttcatgctgtttatattattaactgtcttcctaccttggttcttcataatttatctccttttgaaaagttgtttggacaacctcctgactcttccatccttaaaccttttggatatgtttcttttattcttttacaacctcatgaagaTACTAAATTCAAACGCCGTACTcatctatgttgttttcttggttatggcattgaacacaaaagGTATCATTGTTGGTATCCTATTTCTAATAAGTTACacatctctcgtcatgttaccttttaggacaatattatattctcttctcTTTTTAAATTTCATCAACTGTCAATattgactctctatttttc from Hevea brasiliensis isolate MT/VB/25A 57/8 unplaced genomic scaffold, ASM3005281v1 Scaf226, whole genome shotgun sequence includes these protein-coding regions:
- the LOC110669903 gene encoding beta-glucosidase 18-like — translated: MKKACFVLVLFLSSIALMIDRCSCLDRSQFPPSFLFGTATSSYQIEGAYLEGNKGLSNWDVFTHVSGKIADGSNGDVADDHYHLFLDDIELMRSLGVNSYRFSISWVRILPKGRFGDINSEGLTFYNKLIDALLLKGIEPVVTLHHFDVPQELEDRYGAWLSSQIQDDFGYFADICFEAFGDRVKNWITLNEANMVAQYGYYSGIWPPNRCSYPAGKCKAGNSELEPYIAAHNMILAHATATEIYRKKYQEKQGGKIGIVLHIYWYEPLRDIPADRVAAQRALGFIAAWFMDPIMFGEYPPEMQQIVGLRLPTFSAEDKRKLANKLDFIGINHYSTLYARDCLLTPCNYHDDLLKDTFTYGTGEKDGVLIGEPTAMPTFYVVPDSMEKTIMYFKDRYNNTPMYITENGYAQPSSKNIEDMLNDMNRLEYMQGYLTSLVSAIRNGADVRGYFHWSLIDNFEWTYGYTISFGLYHVDRRTMQRTPKRSAKWFQHFLKNESSFFHAQE